The genomic window CCGTCTCCTCGCACTTATTTGTCAATTTCATTTGACGATAAAAAGTGTAAATCTAAATTGACACACCTTAAGCGAATGTCAATCCGCGAGGGACGGGCGTGAGCGGCGGAACTGAAAATGACGTGGTGATCGTTGGTGCCGGGATGGGCGGCCTGTCGGCTGCCCTGGTTCTGGCGAGTGCCGGTTTCAAGGTCGTGGTGATCGATGGAGCGGCGGGGCCGGGTGGAAAACTGCGGCAGGTAACGGCTGGCGGGCATTCATTCGATGCCGGTCCGACCGTTCTGACTATGAAGTGGGTGTTCGATACGCTTCTTTCCCGATGCGGCACGTCGTTGGAGACGGAGGTGGCATTGGTCCGCTCCGATCTGCTGGCCCGGCATTACTGGCGGGGCGGGGACGGGTTGGACCTGTTCGCGGATGTTGACCGCAACGCCGATGCCATTGGCGATTTCGCGGGCGCGTGTGAGGCCGCTGGTTTCCGACGTTTCGCCAATGACAGCGCCCGCATCTACCGATTGCTGGAACGCAGCTTTATTGATGCGCCCCGGCCCAATCCCTTATCGCTGTCAGCCCGTATCGGGCTGCATCGGCCAGGGTCGCTGCTGGCGCTGAAGCCTTACAGCACGCTGTGGTCGGCGCTGTCGGGCTATTTTGCAGATCCGCGTCTGCGGCAATTATTCGGGCGTTATGCCACCTATTGCGGTTCGTCACCGTTCCTGGCACCGGCCACGCTGATGCTGGTGGCGCATGTGGAACAGGATGGTGTGTGGATCGTCCAGGGCGGTATGCATCTCCTTGCACGGCGCCTGATGGCGGTGGCGGAACGCCTGGGGGTCGTGTTCCGGTTCGCAGAGAATGTCGTGTCCATCGATAAGGACCGTTCGGGCCGTGCCATCACGGGTGTCACGACCGACCAGCAGCGGCAGGTCAGGGCGGCATCGGTGATCTTCAATGGTGATGCTGCGGCCCTGGCCCAGCTGTTGGACCCGGGCAAGGTACCCCGCCGGCGGGTAGGGCAGCGGTCTTTGTCGGCACTGGTGGCCTGCGGTCCGGCCATCCCATCGGGCGTGCCGCTGGCCCATCACACAGTCTTCTTCTCCGACGATTACAAGGCGGAATTCGACGCCATCTTGCGCCAGCATCGCCCACCGGCGGACCCCACAATCTATGTCTGCGCCCAGGACCGCACCGACGCCGGCGCCTTGCGCGGGACGGCGGCGGGGAGCGGGGAACGGCTTTACAGCCTGATGAACATGCCGGCGGACGGTGATGGCCATGCCTACACGGAAAGCGAGATCGACCGATGTCTGTCTTCGATGGAACGCCGTCTGGCCCGCAACGGGCTGCCCCTGCTGTTGGACAGGCAGGTGATGTCGATCACGGCACCGGACGGGTTCAACCGTCTGTTTCCGGGTACGGGCGGCGCGCTGTACGGGATGGCATCGCATGGCGCCATGGCGTCCTTCCGACGGCCATCGTCGCAGGGCCCGATCACGGGCCTGTATCTGGCTGGGGGCAGCGTGCATCCGGGGCCAGGGGTGCCGATGGCGGCCCTGTCGGGCAAGATCGCCGCCGAACGATTGATGGCGGACCGGGCTTTGATCGGCCGGTCCCGCCCGGTGGCTATCACTGGTGGTATGCCGATGCGGTCAGTGACTGCGGACACTACGCCCTGACCATCATTGCCTTCATCGGCTCCGTCTTCTCCCCCTATTATCATTGGTCCGGGCGGGAGCGGCCCGATGATCACGTCGCCTTTAATGTCGCGCTCTATGGCCCTAACGGCAATATCTGGTGCATGACCGAACGCGGGCAGGCCAGTCTGGACCGTGGGCGGAATCACCTGCGGATCGGGTCCAGCGGCATGGTGATGCACGATGGCAGGCTGGTGATCGATTTCACGGAAACGGCCCTGCCCTGGCCGGGGCAGCGCCTGTTGCCACGGCGGGTCACCGGACGGGTTGAGTTGCACCCGGATATTGTCAGCGACGGCTATGTCGACCTGGATTCGGAGGGGCGGCACGTCTGGTCCCCCCGCATGCCCAAGGCCACGGCGATTGTCAGCTGCGATGCGCTGCCGGGCGGCGGCTGGCGGGGGCGTGCCTATCATGACATGAATTACGGTCAGCGCCCGGTTGAACAGGATTTCATCGGCTGGGACTGGGCGCGGGGTAATGTGGGTACCGGGGGGGATGCCGTCATCCTTTATGATGCCGTACCGCGCGTTGGGCCGCCCCGCCGTCTGGCGCTTCGGTACAGCACTTCAGGGACGCCAGATATCCTTGATCTGCCGGCGCGTCAGGAACTGCCGCGTGGGTTCTGGGGCGTGCGCAGTGGTGTTGCCTGTGACGTGGACTGGTCCCCGACGCTTGTTAAGCGGCTGGAGGATTCGCCCTTTTATACAAGGGCCTGTATTGAGACCACGTTAGCCGGACAGCGTCTTGAGATGGTGCACGAGACGCTGGATTGCCGCCGGCTGTCCAACCCATTGGTCCGGTTGATGCTGCCCTTCCGTATGCCGCGTCGGGCGCGGCCGGGCTGAGTTCACGGGGCCTTGTTATCTGCCTTGGCTCGTTTGGCCTCCCGTGCGGCGCGATCCTGCTTTTCATACCGGCGCAGGTCACGCCGCTGCCAGATATAGAAGGCGATGGCGAGGCCGAAGACCATTCCCGCCTCGATCAGGCCGAAATAATTCTCAGCCAAGATGCGCCACCTTCTGCCAGCGTTGCAGCCGTCGTATGCGCCGATCCTCAAGCCGCCGCTGCTGCAAATCCATCAGGATGGTGGTTACCCGTTCGATCTGTGATCCCTGCCTTTGCGTCGTCACACGCCGGCCTTCCGCCAATGCAAAAGCGTCGGCGGCGGCGGCAACAAGGCGGGCAACCGATGGATCGGCGGGCGCCGATGCGGCCATGGCATTGGTATCCGGTGCCAGGATGACAGGCCGGCTTGCCCGCAACACCAGGGACAGTTTGCGGGGCAGCGTGGTCCGGGCCCGCTGGGAAACACTGTCATAGCCGTTTTGGGCGATGCAGCGCCCGATATCCTGATAAGTCAGGGCGGCGGTGCGGATGGCATGCCGGCAGCCAGCGGGCAGGCGGGCAATACCGGCATGACCCAACAGGTAATGGCGATCCGCCTCATCCAGCAGCCGTTTCACCACCCCGGCCAGCGCCGGCGTGAAACGGGGATCGCGCAGAAAGGCATCGCCCTCTATCCCGGCATCACGCAGCCAGTCCAGCGGCAGGTAGAGCCGGCCATTGCGTGCATCCTCTCCCACATCGCGGGCGATATTGGTCAACTGCATGGCAAGGCCCAGGTCGGCGGCCCGCGCCAGGGTCCAGGCATCGCCGGTTCGCATGACCAGCGACATCATCAGCCCAACAGTAGAGGCCACCCGCGCCGCATATTGCTTTACCTCTGCAATGCTGCGGTACCGGCGGTCCACCATATCCATGGCAAACCCGTCCAGCAGGGACAAAGGGATGGTCTTGGAAATGCTGTGACCGCTCACAATGCGTTCAAAGGCGCGGTCACAGGCATGGTCGCAGGGCACGCCCTCATAAATCCTGTCCAGCCGTTGCCGCAGGCGTAGCAGGGCGTCGGGCCGCCGGGCCTGATCATCGATCAGATCGTCGGAATGGCGGCAGAAGGCGTAGAGCGCGTGAGCCGCCTGGCGTGTGCCGCGCGGCAACAACAGGGAGGCGATGTGAAACGATTTCGATCCACGCCGAATGGAGGCGGTGCAGGCATCCAGATCAACCCCGTCACCGGTAAAGCCGTAATTCATGTCCACCGTCCGTCGCGGGGCCAAGCGAGCCTTG from Niveispirillum cyanobacteriorum includes these protein-coding regions:
- the crtD gene encoding 1-hydroxycarotenoid 3,4-desaturase CrtD, which produces MSGGTENDVVIVGAGMGGLSAALVLASAGFKVVVIDGAAGPGGKLRQVTAGGHSFDAGPTVLTMKWVFDTLLSRCGTSLETEVALVRSDLLARHYWRGGDGLDLFADVDRNADAIGDFAGACEAAGFRRFANDSARIYRLLERSFIDAPRPNPLSLSARIGLHRPGSLLALKPYSTLWSALSGYFADPRLRQLFGRYATYCGSSPFLAPATLMLVAHVEQDGVWIVQGGMHLLARRLMAVAERLGVVFRFAENVVSIDKDRSGRAITGVTTDQQRQVRAASVIFNGDAAALAQLLDPGKVPRRRVGQRSLSALVACGPAIPSGVPLAHHTVFFSDDYKAEFDAILRQHRPPADPTIYVCAQDRTDAGALRGTAAGSGERLYSLMNMPADGDGHAYTESEIDRCLSSMERRLARNGLPLLLDRQVMSITAPDGFNRLFPGTGGALYGMASHGAMASFRRPSSQGPITGLYLAGGSVHPGPGVPMAALSGKIAAERLMADRALIGRSRPVAITGGMPMRSVTADTTP
- a CDS encoding carotenoid 1,2-hydratase, which encodes MTERGQASLDRGRNHLRIGSSGMVMHDGRLVIDFTETALPWPGQRLLPRRVTGRVELHPDIVSDGYVDLDSEGRHVWSPRMPKATAIVSCDALPGGGWRGRAYHDMNYGQRPVEQDFIGWDWARGNVGTGGDAVILYDAVPRVGPPRRLALRYSTSGTPDILDLPARQELPRGFWGVRSGVACDVDWSPTLVKRLEDSPFYTRACIETTLAGQRLEMVHETLDCRRLSNPLVRLMLPFRMPRRARPG
- a CDS encoding phytoene/squalene synthase family protein, with product MNYGFTGDGVDLDACTASIRRGSKSFHIASLLLPRGTRQAAHALYAFCRHSDDLIDDQARRPDALLRLRQRLDRIYEGVPCDHACDRAFERIVSGHSISKTIPLSLLDGFAMDMVDRRYRSIAEVKQYAARVASTVGLMMSLVMRTGDAWTLARAADLGLAMQLTNIARDVGEDARNGRLYLPLDWLRDAGIEGDAFLRDPRFTPALAGVVKRLLDEADRHYLLGHAGIARLPAGCRHAIRTAALTYQDIGRCIAQNGYDSVSQRARTTLPRKLSLVLRASRPVILAPDTNAMAASAPADPSVARLVAAAADAFALAEGRRVTTQRQGSQIERVTTILMDLQQRRLEDRRIRRLQRWQKVAHLG